One part of the Glycine soja cultivar W05 chromosome 11, ASM419377v2, whole genome shotgun sequence genome encodes these proteins:
- the LOC114376154 gene encoding pentatricopeptide repeat-containing protein At2g30100, chloroplastic-like yields MAYAHGFAPIFKLGFVFSSVSPSQKRHPLVFPASHCGYSLKFYDGVLSARSCKFKNPSFVKQGSIRGFRALKSVELDQYVTSDDEEDEMSDGFFEAIEELERMTREPSDVLEEMNDRLSARELQLVLVYFSQDGRDSWCALEVFDWLRKENRVDKETMELMVAIMCGWVKKLIQEHHGVVGDVVDLLVDMDCVGLRPGFSMIEKVISLYWEMGEKEGAVLFVEEVLRRGIPYLEEDEEGHKGGPTGYLAWKMMAEGDYTSAVRLVIHFTESGLKPEVYSYLVAMTAVVKELNELAKALRKLKSFARTGLVAELDLEDVELTEKYQSDLLGDGVRLSNWAIQDGSPSLHGIIHERLLAMYICAGHGIEAEKQLWEMKLVGKEADGDLYDIVLAICASQKESNATARLLTRLEVASSPQKKKSLSWLLRGYIKGGHFNEAAETIMKMLDLGFYPEYLDRAAVLQGLRKRIQQYGNLDTYVRLCKSLSDANLIGPCLVHLYIRKYKLWVVKML; encoded by the exons atgGCATATGCACACGGTTTTGCTCCAATTTTCAAATTgggttttgtgttttcttctgtTTCACCATCACAAAAGAGACACCCTTTGGTGTTTCCTGCATCACACTGTGGATATTCCCTCAAATTCTATGATGGGGTGTTATCTGCCAGATCCTGCAAGTTCAAAAACCCTTCCTTTGTAAAACAAGGTTCAATAAGAGGTTTCAGGGCTCTGAAATCGGTTGAACTGGACCAGTATGTGACAAGTGATGATGAGGAGGATGAAATGAGTGATGGTTTCTTTGAGGCAATTGAGGAGCTTGAGAGGATGACAAGGGAGCCCTCTGATGTTCTGGAGGAGATGAATGACCGTTTGTCTGCAAGGGAACTGCAGCTTGTGTTGGTGTATTTCTCTCAGGATGGAAGGGACTCATGGTGTGCTTTGGAGGTGTTTGATTGGCTGAGGAAGGAGAATAGGGTGGACAAGGAGACCATGGAGCTTATGGTTGCCATCATGTGTGGTTGGGTGAAGAAGTTGATTCAGGAGCATCATGGTGTTGTGGGGGATGTGGTTGACTTGCTTGTGGACATGGATTGCGTTGGGTTGAGGCCTGGTTTTAGCATGATTGAGAAGGTGATTTCCTTGTATTGGGAAATGGGGGAGAAGGAAGGGGCTGTCTTGTTTGTGGAAGAGGTTTTGAGGCGTGGAATACCTTACCTTGAGGAGGACGAAGAAGGGCATAAAGGAGGACCAACTGGGTATCTTGCTTGGAAGATGATG gCTGAGGGTGACTATACAAGCGCAGTTAGATTAGTAATTCATTTTACAGAATCTGGTTTGAAGCCAGAGGTCTACAGTTACCTTGTTGCCATGACTGCTGTGGTTAAGGAGCTGAATGAATTAGCGAAAGCTCTGCGCAAGTTGAAAAGCTTTGCAAGGACTGGGTTGGTAGCTGAGTTAGACCTAGAAGATGTTGAGCTTACTGAGAAGTATCAATCTGATCTACTAGGTGATGGAGTGCGCTTGTCCAACTGGGCGATTCAAGATGGCAGCCCATCACTTCATGGAATCATTCACGAGAGGCTCCTTGCTATGTATATTTGTGCCGGTCATGGAATTGAGGCCGAGAAGCAGTTGTGGGAGATGAAGCTTGTGGGTAAGGAGGCTGATGGAGATCTGTATGACATTGTCCTCGCCATTTGCGCATCACAGAAGGAGTCCAATGCCACGGCAAGGCTGCTGACTCGGTTGGAGGTTGCGAGCTCCCCACAGAAGAAGAAAAGTCTGTCGTGGTTGTTAAGAGGCTACATCAAAGGCGGCCATTTTAACGAGGCGGCAGAGACGATCATGAAAATGCTTGATTTGGGATTCTATCCAGAGTACTTGGACAGGGCGGCTGTATTACAAGGTTTGAGGAAAAGAATCCAGCAATATGGGAATCTAGATACTTATGTCAGGCTCTGTAAGTCCCTCTCTGATGCAAACCTTATAGGACCTTGTCTTGTACATTtgtatataagaaaatataagctTTGGGTTGTGAAAATGCTCTAA